The following are encoded together in the Zingiber officinale cultivar Zhangliang chromosome 8A, Zo_v1.1, whole genome shotgun sequence genome:
- the LOC122011238 gene encoding uncharacterized protein LOC122011238, whose amino-acid sequence MVLQYHPLNEIAKSSDHLHLFKLWQPEEDRHGRRAVVLEARMDAAKRTVFHLSCLLLSFHGLSFTLLFIASVADTSCRGWWFPCSLSLTTSLVVTVAVQVVVRTYWRILRRLQREREDERALAWCVREMRMKGQSESYLCSTGPEATEFIKFSIPQIK is encoded by the exons ATGG TGCTGCAATATCATCCTTTAAATGAGATCGCAAAGAGCTCCGACCATCTCCACCTCTTCAAGCTTTGGCAGCCAGAGGAGGACCGCCACGGTCGTCGCGCCGTAGTCCTCGAGGCTCGCATGGACGCCGCCAAGCGCACCGTCTTCCACCTCTCTTGCCTCCTCCTCTCCTTCCACGGCCTCTCCTTCACACTCCTCTTCATCGCCTCCGTCGCCGACACCTCCTGCCGCGGCTGGTGGTTCCCTTGTAGCCTCTCCCTGACCACCTCTCTGGTGGTGACCGTCGCGGTGCAGGTCGTCGTGCGCACCTACTGGCGAATATTGCGGCGGCTGCAGAGGGAGCGCGAGGACGAGCGGGCTCTCGCATGGTGCGTGAGGGAGATGCGGATGAAGGGTCAGTCAGAGTCGTACCTATGTTCGACGGGGCCTGAAGCGACAGAGTTTATTAAATTTAGTATTCCACAAATAAAATAA
- the LOC122010197 gene encoding thioredoxin H2-1-like — MGSLLSVPAAAASEEGESAVVAVHSAGEWTQNWQAHSQTNKLMVIDFSASWCGPCRMIEPVFREMSNQYTDAVFLKIDVDELPEVSKQWKVLAMPTFLLVKGGKEVGRIVGVQKDKLEMQIKELLNA; from the exons ATGGGCTCTCTTCTCTCTGTCCCGGCGGCCGCTGCCTCCGAAGAAGGCGAATCCGCTGTTGTTGCCGTCCACTCCGCTGGCGAATGGACCCAGAACTGGCAAGCCCACTCCCAAACCAACAAACTG ATGGTGATCGACTTTTCGGCGTCCTGGTGCGGACCGTGCCGCATGATTGAGCCGGTGTTCCGGGAGATGTCCAACCAGTATACTGACGCTGTCTTCCTTAAGATCGATGTTGACGAACTGCCG GAAGTGTCAAAGCAGTGGAAGGTGCTGGCAATGCCAACGTTCCTTTTAGTGAAAGGTGGGAAGGAGGTGGGCAGGATCGTTGGCGTGCAGAAGGACAAGCTTGAGATGCAGATCAAGGAGCTTCTCAATGCGTAA
- the LOC122010196 gene encoding beta-glucuronosyltransferase GlcAT14B-like produces the protein MKAAFNSVHGRQAAVAADRKWIAPLAIGATVSLVLLLFLTTLSSPDFPLALLPLSLLPSALLSHPSNPFASLYAPVFVESKLRPAPPASLLGNDQPPPRLAYLISGTVGDGNMIRRVLLALYHPANRYVVHLDLEASAEERDKLRDYVASHPLFASVGNVRMITKANLVTYRGPTMVANTLHAAAILLKEGGDWDWFINLSASDYPLVTQDDLLHTFSYLPRDLNFIDHTSNIGWKEFQRAKPVIIDPGLYLTKKADVFWIPQRRSVPTAFKLFTGSAWMALSHSFIDYCIWGWDNLPRTVFMYYANFISSPEGYFHTVICNAQEFRNTTVNHDLHFISWDNPPKQHPHYLNLNDMARSVDSNAPFARKFRRDHPILDKIDTELLLRRPNMIVPGGWCAGSGENGSDPCMVVGNTTFLRPGPGATRVEQLMQSLLSNEKFHPRQCK, from the exons ATGAAGGCGGCCTTCAACTCCGTGCACGGGCGGCAGGCGGCGGTGGCGGCGGACCGGAAGTGGATCGCCCCGCTGGCCATTGGCGCCACCGTCTCCCTGgtgcttctcctcttcctcaccacaCTCTCCTCCCCGGACTTCCCTCTCGCCCTCCTCCCCCTCTCGCTCCTCCCCTCCGCTCTACTCTCCCACCCATCTAACCCTTTCGCCTCCCTCTACGCCCCCGTGTTTGTCGAGTCCAAGCTCCGTCCCGCCCCTCCCGCGTCCCTCCTTGGCAACGACCAGCCACCGCCCCGCCTCGCGTACCTTATCTCAGGCACCGTCGGCGACGGAAACATGATCAGACGCGTCCTCCTCGCCCTCTACCACCCCGCCAATCGCTACGTGGTCCACCTCGATCTGGAGGCTTCCGCCGAGGAACGCGATAAATTAAGGGATTACGTTGCTAGCCATCCGCTCTTTGCATCCGTGGGGAACGTCAGGATGATCACAAAGGCCAATCTTGTCACGTACCGGGGGCCGACCATGGTGGCGAATACTCTCCATGCCGCGGCTATATTGCTAAAGGAGGGTGGGGATTGGGATTGGTTCATCAATCTCAGTGCTTCAGATTACCCCCTTGTCACCCAGGATG ATCTGTTGCATACATTTTCATATTTGCCGAGGGATCTCAACTTCATCGATCATACAAGTAACATTGGGTGGAAGGA GTTCCAGAGGGCGAAACCGGTAATTATAGATCCAGGGTTGTATTTGACTAAGAAAGCTGATGTCTTTTGGATTCCACAGAGGAGGAGTGTGCCCACTGCCTTCAAACTATTCACAG GTTCGGCATGGATGGCTCTCTCCCATTCTTTCATTGACTATTGCATATGGGGCTGGGACAACCTTCCACGAACTGTCTTCATGTACTATGCCAACTTCATCTCCTCACCAGAAGGTTACTTCCATACTGTCATATGCAATGCACAAGAATTTCGCAATACCACTGTCAACCATGACCTCCACTTCATTTCATGGGACAATCCACCGAAGCAGCATCCACACTACCTCAACCTTAATGACATGGCACGCTCGGTAGATAGCAATGCGCCATTTGCACGCAAGTTCCGGAGGGATCATCCTATACTCGACAAGATAGACACTGAGCTCTTACTTCGTAGGCCCAACATGATCGTTCCAGGAGGTTGGTGTGCAGGCAGTGGAGAAAACGGCAGTGACCCTTGCATGGTTGTGGGAAATACAACCTTTCTTCGACCCGGTCCTGGTGCAACCAGGGTGGAGCAACTTATGCAGTCACTTCTATCGAACGAGAAGTTCCACCCAAGGCAGTGCAAGTAA
- the LOC122010195 gene encoding vesicle-associated membrane protein 721-like: protein MGQQTLIYSFVARGTVILSEYTEFTGNFTTIASQCLQKLPAANNKFTYDCDGHTFNYLVEDGYTYCVVAVEAAGRQIPIAFLERVKEDFTKRYGGGKAATAAANSLNREFGSKLKEHMQYCVNNPEEISKLAKVKAQVSEVKGVMMENIEKVLDRGEKIELLVDKTENLRSQAQDFRQQGTNLRRKMWLQNMKIKLIVLAIIIALIMIIVLSVCHGFKC, encoded by the exons ATGGGACAGCAGACGCTCATCTACAGTTTCGTCGCGCGGGGGACGGTGATCCTGTCGGAGTACACGGAATTCACCGGAAATTTCACTACCATTGCCTCCCAGTGCCTCCAGAAGCTCCCCGCGGCCAACAACAAGTTCACCTACGACTGCGACGGCCACACATTCAACTACCTCGTCGAGGACGGCTACA CATACTGTGTAGTTGCAGTTGAGGCAGCTGGAAGGCAGATCCCCATTGCATTCCTTGAGAGAGTGAAGGAGGACTTCACCAAAAGATATGGAGGAGGAAAAGCTGCAACAGCTGCGGCCAACAGTTTAAACCGAGAGTTTGG GTCCAAACTTAAAGAGCACATGCAGTACTGTGTCAACAACCCTGAGGAAATCAGCAAGCTGGCCAAAGTGAAAGCTCAAGTTTCTGAAGTAAAAGGAGTCATGATGGAGAACATCGAGAAG GTGCTTGATCGTGGAGAGAAAATTGAGCTACTTGTGGATAAAACCGAAAATCTTCGCTCTCAG GCTCAAGATTTCAGGCAGCAAGGAACAAACTTGAGAAGGAAAATGTGGCTACAGAACATGAAGATTAAACTGATTGTTTTGGCCATCATTATCGCTCTAATCATGATCATTGTCCTGTCTGTTTGCCATGGCTTCAAATGCTGA